One Gossypium hirsutum isolate 1008001.06 chromosome A11, Gossypium_hirsutum_v2.1, whole genome shotgun sequence genomic window carries:
- the LOC107952803 gene encoding uncharacterized protein isoform X1, with translation MTPRSDRPTRETKVVERYSAPSVARSSSFKKKEHPFSFSLRLDGCKELMSGMEVAKDQELVDVTVAQESGKSMPSSQQEVLIQALRPKLQELRRKEDAIARGDRDSV, from the exons ATGACACCTAGAAGTGATAGGCCTACAAGGGAAACGAAAGTCGTAGAAAGGTATTCAGCTCCTTCTGTTGCAAGGTCTTCCTCGTTTAAGAAAAAAGAACACCCTTTCAGTTTCAGTTTGAGG TTGGACGGTTGCAAGGAACTGATGTCAGGCATGGAGGTCGCCAAAGATCAAGAACTAGTAGACGTAACTGTTGCACAGGAATCTGGAAAATCCATGCCGTCATCTCAACAAGAG GTATTAATTCAAGCCCTCCGTCCCAAATTGCAG GAGTTGAGAAGGAAAGAGGATGCAATAGCACGAg GTGACCGAGATTCCgtttaa
- the LOC107952803 gene encoding uncharacterized protein isoform X2, translated as MTPRSDRPTRETKVVERYSAPSVARSSSFKKKEHPFSFSLRELMSGMEVAKDQELVDVTVAQESGKSMPSSQQEVLIQALRPKLQELRRKEDAIARGDRDSV; from the exons ATGACACCTAGAAGTGATAGGCCTACAAGGGAAACGAAAGTCGTAGAAAGGTATTCAGCTCCTTCTGTTGCAAGGTCTTCCTCGTTTAAGAAAAAAGAACACCCTTTCAGTTTCAGTTTGAGG GAACTGATGTCAGGCATGGAGGTCGCCAAAGATCAAGAACTAGTAGACGTAACTGTTGCACAGGAATCTGGAAAATCCATGCCGTCATCTCAACAAGAG GTATTAATTCAAGCCCTCCGTCCCAAATTGCAG GAGTTGAGAAGGAAAGAGGATGCAATAGCACGAg GTGACCGAGATTCCgtttaa